One window of the Marinilactibacillus sp. Marseille-P9653 genome contains the following:
- a CDS encoding CtsR family transcriptional regulator encodes MENQNMSDIIEAYLKKVLKQQEKVEIRRSEIAQLFDCVPSQINYVINTRFTIQQGYLVESKRGGGGYIRIIKVRLLDESDLMDTMIEIIGKSISERDAQSIVQTLYEDDIISKREAKLMLVAVDKTLYTGDRIIDNQIRANLLKSMIANLKYEEPRE; translated from the coding sequence ATGGAAAATCAAAACATGTCAGATATTATAGAAGCTTATTTGAAAAAAGTTTTGAAGCAGCAAGAAAAAGTTGAAATCAGACGTAGTGAGATCGCACAATTGTTTGATTGCGTTCCTTCTCAAATAAATTATGTAATCAATACAAGATTCACGATCCAACAAGGCTATCTCGTTGAAAGTAAGCGCGGAGGTGGCGGATACATTCGGATTATCAAAGTTCGTTTGCTTGATGAGTCTGATTTAATGGATACGATGATTGAAATTATTGGGAAGAGTATCTCTGAAAGAGATGCACAATCAATTGTACAAACGTTGTACGAGGATGATATTATATCCAAAAGAGAAGCAAAGCTAATGCTAGTAGCTGTTGATAAAACATTGTATACTGGAGATCGAATAATTGATAATCAGATTAGAGCTAATTTATTGAAAAGTATGATCGCAAATTTAAAGTATGAAGAGCCAAGAGAATAG